In Mycobacterium gallinarum, a single window of DNA contains:
- the mbtM gene encoding long-chain-fatty acid--ACP ligase MbtM, whose product MNSLATALANRLSSSDNYLAVLVDGQWTRHPWPEVHARSQNVAEWLLNDDVAALGLTGEPTVEFISAILGAFQAGAAVSITHGPVRGADTDQWARTTLGRFAGMGVSHVLSHGAHLEQLSAAEGPLVVKELDSVAPAGRSTTFVPPDRLAPVAILQGTAGSTGVPRTVQLSPDAVLANLSGLNARIGVSTVDVGCSWLPLYHDMGLSLLLAGALAGTAVWQAPTTAFQASPFRWLNWLTESGATITAAPNMAYGMIGKYSRRVTDVDLSAMRFALNGGEPVDCELTARFATEMARFGFDAGALAPSYGLAESTCAVTVPEPGCGLIADESGNAVLGEPIPGMSVCIKSGDETTTQDAGHEVGEVMIRGTSMMSGYIGDATLGADEWFATGDLGYLVDGALVVCGRAKELITVAGRNIFPAEVEQVAATVPGVREGAVVAIGFGERSIRAGVIIVAEFRGSNEADLRAQVVQRVASECGVVPSDVVFVRPGSLPRTTSGKLPRTTSGKLRRLEVKRGLEAGEFG is encoded by the coding sequence ATGAACTCGTTGGCAACGGCTCTTGCCAACCGGCTGTCCAGCAGCGACAACTACTTGGCCGTCCTGGTTGACGGGCAGTGGACCCGTCATCCATGGCCGGAGGTGCACGCGCGGTCCCAGAACGTCGCGGAATGGCTGCTGAACGACGATGTCGCCGCGCTCGGCCTGACCGGTGAACCCACGGTCGAGTTCATCTCCGCGATTCTGGGCGCCTTCCAGGCCGGCGCGGCCGTTTCGATCACCCACGGGCCGGTCCGCGGCGCCGACACCGATCAATGGGCACGCACGACGCTCGGCAGGTTTGCGGGCATGGGTGTCAGCCACGTGCTCAGCCACGGCGCCCACCTCGAGCAGCTGTCGGCCGCCGAGGGGCCGCTCGTCGTCAAGGAACTCGACTCCGTCGCACCCGCGGGTCGATCGACGACGTTCGTACCGCCGGACCGCCTCGCCCCGGTGGCGATCCTGCAGGGCACCGCGGGGTCGACGGGAGTCCCGCGGACGGTACAGCTTTCGCCGGACGCCGTGCTGGCCAACCTGAGCGGGCTCAACGCCCGCATCGGGGTGTCCACAGTCGACGTCGGATGCTCCTGGTTGCCGCTGTATCACGACATGGGGCTGAGCCTGCTTCTCGCAGGGGCGCTGGCGGGCACAGCCGTCTGGCAGGCGCCGACGACGGCGTTTCAAGCGTCGCCGTTCCGATGGCTGAACTGGCTCACCGAAAGCGGGGCGACCATCACCGCGGCGCCGAACATGGCCTACGGCATGATCGGCAAGTATTCGCGTCGTGTCACCGACGTCGACCTGAGCGCCATGCGGTTCGCGCTCAACGGCGGTGAACCCGTCGACTGCGAACTCACCGCGCGCTTCGCCACCGAGATGGCCCGGTTCGGTTTCGACGCCGGCGCACTGGCGCCGTCCTACGGGCTGGCCGAATCCACTTGTGCAGTAACGGTTCCCGAACCGGGATGTGGCCTTATTGCCGACGAGTCGGGCAACGCGGTGCTCGGCGAGCCGATCCCGGGGATGTCGGTGTGCATCAAATCGGGCGACGAGACGACGACGCAGGACGCCGGGCACGAGGTTGGCGAGGTCATGATTCGCGGCACGTCGATGATGTCGGGCTACATCGGTGACGCCACATTGGGCGCCGACGAATGGTTCGCGACCGGGGATCTGGGTTACCTCGTCGACGGTGCGCTGGTGGTGTGCGGGCGCGCCAAGGAACTCATCACCGTCGCGGGCCGCAACATCTTCCCCGCCGAGGTGGAGCAGGTGGCCGCGACGGTCCCTGGGGTGCGCGAGGGCGCCGTCGTCGCGATTGGTTTCGGAGAGCGGTCGATACGTGCGGGCGTCATTATCGTCGCGGAGTTCCGAGGATCCAACGAGGCGGACCTTCGCGCCCAAGTCGTGCAGCGCGTCGCATCCGAGTGCGGTGTCGTGCCGTCGGATGTCGTCTTCGTCCGCCCCGGCTCGCTGCCGAGGACGACGTCGGGCAAGCTGCCGAGGACGACGTCGGGCAAGCTGCGTCGACTGGAGGTCAAGCGCGGCCTGGAGGCCGGCGAGTTCGGGTGA
- a CDS encoding alpha/beta hydrolase family protein, producing the protein MAERVRFPSTTGPVLAGLVDLPEGDLRGWAVFAHGFTLGKDSPAASRICKQLASEGIGVLRFDNLGLGDSEGDWGDGSFSHKVDDTVRAVEFMNESGREVRLLVGHSFGGSAVIAAAHECPTVAAVASVGAPYEPGHVEKNYDALVARIEADGEAPFLAGGKALTLKRHFIEDVRNADLREQIRTLRRALLVMHSPTDNTVGIANASEIFRAARHPRSFVSLEGADHLLTGKNQAARAAKIISAWADPYL; encoded by the coding sequence GTGGCCGAGCGTGTCAGATTTCCAAGCACCACGGGCCCCGTTTTGGCGGGGCTCGTCGATCTTCCCGAGGGCGACCTGCGCGGATGGGCTGTCTTCGCGCACGGCTTCACTCTCGGCAAGGACAGTCCCGCCGCCAGCCGGATCTGCAAGCAGCTCGCCAGCGAGGGCATCGGTGTGCTCCGTTTCGACAACCTCGGCCTCGGCGATTCCGAGGGGGACTGGGGTGACGGTTCGTTCTCGCACAAGGTCGACGACACCGTTCGCGCGGTCGAGTTCATGAACGAGTCGGGTCGCGAGGTTCGGCTGCTCGTCGGCCACTCCTTCGGCGGCTCGGCGGTGATCGCGGCCGCGCACGAATGCCCGACCGTGGCGGCGGTCGCGAGTGTCGGCGCGCCGTACGAGCCCGGACACGTCGAAAAGAACTACGACGCGCTGGTGGCGCGGATCGAGGCCGACGGTGAGGCGCCGTTCTTGGCCGGCGGAAAGGCGCTCACGCTCAAGCGGCACTTCATCGAAGACGTTCGCAATGCCGATCTTCGCGAGCAGATCCGGACCCTGCGCCGGGCGCTGCTTGTCATGCATTCGCCCACCGACAACACCGTCGGCATCGCCAACGCCAGCGAGATCTTCCGCGCGGCCAGGCATCCCCGCAGCTTCGTCTCGCTCGAAGGGGCCGACCACCTGCTCACCGGCAAGAACCAGGCGGCGCGAGCCGCCAAGATCATCAGCGCCTGGGCCGACCCCTACCTCTGA
- a CDS encoding endonuclease/exonuclease/phosphatase family protein — protein sequence MDVDDVPATDRDELTVATFNIWFDDYHAQQRYHAIADLLGERMPDVVVLQEVTPVALDIFLEQAWIREAYLTASVVDGGTGNYGMLMLSRVPIVRATYSQLPTRQTRGFLEAELALDGARQIVCCVHLDSGKSSARLRGWQLRRIFRALRTAENAVVLGDFNMRDAENERIAAPFCDVWPALRPADPGYTENTSINLMRFDARNKKRHVRFDRVLLKGTRWRAAGIELLGTQPISPELPRVFPSDHFGVECRLVRQR from the coding sequence GTGGATGTCGATGACGTACCGGCCACCGACCGCGACGAGTTGACCGTCGCGACATTCAACATCTGGTTCGACGACTACCACGCACAGCAGCGCTACCACGCGATCGCCGATCTGCTGGGTGAGCGCATGCCCGATGTCGTTGTCCTGCAGGAGGTCACGCCGGTGGCGCTTGACATCTTCCTCGAACAGGCGTGGATACGCGAGGCGTATCTGACCGCGTCGGTGGTCGACGGTGGCACCGGCAACTACGGAATGCTGATGCTGTCGCGGGTGCCCATCGTGCGGGCCACGTACTCGCAGCTGCCGACGCGCCAGACGCGCGGATTCCTCGAAGCGGAGCTGGCCCTCGACGGCGCCCGGCAGATCGTCTGCTGTGTGCACCTGGACAGCGGCAAGTCCTCGGCACGGCTACGCGGGTGGCAGTTGCGCAGGATCTTTCGTGCGCTGCGGACCGCCGAAAATGCCGTGGTGCTCGGCGACTTCAACATGCGCGACGCAGAAAACGAACGGATCGCCGCGCCGTTCTGCGACGTGTGGCCCGCGCTGCGGCCAGCAGACCCCGGCTATACCGAGAACACATCGATCAATCTGATGCGCTTCGACGCTCGGAACAAGAAGCGACACGTGCGGTTCGACCGCGTGCTTCTCAAGGGAACCCGCTGGCGCGCAGCCGGTATCGAATTGCTTGGAACGCAACCGATCTCCCCTGAGCTGCCGAGGGTGTTTCCCTCCGACCACTTCGGCGTCGAGTGCCGCCTCGTCCGTCAGAGGTAG
- a CDS encoding NADPH:quinone oxidoreductase family protein — translation MRAIQIASLDGPQAAKLVEIDEPSGDGAVLIEVHAAGVAFPDALQSRGLYQYKPEMPYTPGAEIAGVVRSAPDGAHVSAGDRVCGLTMLCGAMAEVVALAPDRVFKLPDSVSFEAGAGLLFNDLTMHHALLTRGRLTEGETVLVHGAAGGIGTSTLRLAPAWGASRTIAVVSTEDKIAVAEAAGASDVILADGFKDAVKELTAGRGVDIVVDPVGGDRFTDSLRSLAPGGRLLVVGFTGGSIPEVKVNRLLLNNVDAVGVGWGAWAGTHPGYLLEQWAELEPLLASGKVSAPTPEIYPLERAADAIASLEDRSAKGKVVVKLR, via the coding sequence ATGCGCGCGATACAGATAGCCAGCCTGGACGGACCGCAAGCCGCGAAGCTCGTCGAGATCGACGAACCGTCCGGCGACGGCGCTGTCCTGATCGAGGTACACGCCGCCGGGGTGGCCTTCCCCGATGCGCTGCAGTCACGCGGGCTCTACCAGTACAAGCCCGAGATGCCCTACACCCCCGGCGCCGAGATCGCCGGCGTGGTGCGCAGCGCACCTGACGGCGCACACGTCTCCGCGGGCGATCGGGTGTGCGGCCTGACAATGCTGTGCGGGGCGATGGCCGAAGTCGTTGCGCTGGCACCGGATCGGGTGTTCAAGCTGCCCGACTCCGTGTCGTTCGAGGCCGGCGCCGGCCTGCTCTTCAACGACCTCACCATGCATCACGCGTTGCTCACCAGGGGCCGCCTCACCGAGGGTGAGACCGTGCTTGTGCACGGTGCGGCGGGCGGTATCGGGACGTCGACGCTGCGGCTGGCACCGGCGTGGGGCGCGTCGCGCACCATCGCGGTGGTCAGCACAGAGGACAAGATCGCGGTCGCCGAGGCGGCCGGTGCCTCCGACGTCATACTCGCCGATGGGTTCAAGGATGCGGTCAAAGAACTCACCGCGGGCCGCGGCGTCGACATCGTCGTCGACCCGGTCGGCGGCGACCGGTTCACCGATTCGCTGCGTTCGCTGGCGCCGGGCGGGCGCCTGCTCGTGGTCGGATTCACCGGCGGCTCGATCCCCGAGGTCAAGGTCAACCGGCTGCTGCTCAACAACGTCGACGCGGTCGGTGTCGGTTGGGGCGCCTGGGCAGGCACGCATCCGGGCTATCTGCTCGAACAGTGGGCCGAACTCGAACCGCTGCTGGCGTCGGGCAAGGTTTCCGCGCCCACCCCCGAGATCTATCCGCTCGAGCGCGCAGCCGATGCAATCGCGTCGCTGGAAGACCGCAGCGCCAAGGGCAAAGTCGTCGTCAAGCTGCGGTGA
- a CDS encoding alpha/beta fold hydrolase — translation MAVGQRGRSRARRFAAAEALGRGRSVGVRSKDGIRLHAEVFGPEDGYPVVLAHGITCALRVWAYQIADLAKDHRVIAFDHRGHGRSAIPARRSGYSLDCLAGDVDAVLEATLKPGERAVIAGHSMGGIAISSWAERYPDKVAERVDAAALINTTTGDLLRHVNFLPVPPPLAAARVLTAGTLLKTFGEAPLLRVATRTSRRFVSSLAVGRDADPAIAEFIYELFTATPPAGRGGWARTLVDQLGPQHIGLTNLSVPTLVIGSEQDRLLPMVSSRRIAKEVPNLAQFVELSGGHCAILERPDAVNKHLRWLIDSVTEERRVSS, via the coding sequence ATGGCGGTAGGTCAACGAGGCCGATCGCGGGCGAGAAGGTTCGCCGCGGCCGAGGCGTTGGGCCGCGGACGCAGCGTCGGCGTGCGTTCCAAGGACGGTATCCGGCTGCACGCCGAGGTCTTCGGGCCCGAGGACGGTTACCCCGTAGTGCTGGCTCACGGCATCACCTGCGCCCTTCGCGTGTGGGCCTACCAGATCGCTGACCTGGCCAAGGATCACCGCGTCATCGCCTTCGATCACCGCGGCCACGGCCGCAGCGCAATACCCGCCAGGCGCAGCGGCTACAGCCTGGACTGCCTGGCCGGCGACGTCGACGCCGTGCTCGAGGCAACGTTGAAACCGGGGGAGCGCGCCGTCATCGCGGGGCATTCGATGGGCGGCATCGCGATCTCGTCGTGGGCGGAGCGTTATCCGGACAAGGTGGCAGAGCGCGTCGACGCCGCCGCTTTGATCAACACGACCACCGGCGACCTGCTGCGTCATGTGAACTTTCTGCCGGTGCCACCCCCGTTGGCCGCCGCCCGCGTCCTCACTGCGGGCACATTGCTCAAGACGTTCGGCGAGGCGCCGCTGCTGCGAGTGGCTACGCGCACGAGCCGACGATTCGTGTCTTCCCTGGCGGTCGGCCGCGACGCCGATCCTGCGATCGCGGAGTTCATCTACGAACTGTTCACCGCGACCCCGCCCGCCGGACGAGGCGGTTGGGCCCGCACGCTCGTCGACCAACTCGGACCGCAACACATCGGGTTGACGAACCTGTCGGTGCCGACGTTGGTGATCGGCAGCGAGCAGGACAGGTTGTTGCCGATGGTGTCGTCGCGCCGAATCGCCAAAGAGGTGCCGAATCTCGCGCAGTTCGTCGAACTGTCGGGCGGTCACTGCGCAATCCTCGAGCGTCCCGATGCGGTCAACAAACACCTGCGCTGGCTCATCGACTCGGTCACCGAGGAACGACGGGTCAGCTCCTAG
- a CDS encoding flavin monoamine oxidase family protein: MTIPTNADVVIVGAGFAGLAAARELDKRGREVVVLEGRDRVGGRSSTATIAGVPVDLGGTFVGPTQDAVIAMADELGCQTVPTHSRGKNLIRWRGKVRAYRSTIPRLSILELLDVSRIQWRFERVCRRVPVDEPWTSPIADILDSKTLDQWLRYVHASAGTRDLMTIMARVTWGCEPDAVSMLHAVRYVKAAGGLGRMLDVEGGAQQDRFPGGTQQIAIRMAEELGPRVVLDAAVRRIERQTDGTLEVTSVKGTVTAKAVIVAIPPEHRKAIAFLPELPPEYGKLAQHWPQGNLSKAYAAYETPFWRANGCSGEALSDEGPVFITFDVSPGDSDVQGPGVLLGFTDSRTFDPLPPADRRDRALTGFAALFGDAALHPIDYLDHCWGAEEFAPGGPTAAVPPGSWTTYGPWLRKPVDGIHWAGTETADTWTGFLDGAIRSGQRAADEVDRELSARS; encoded by the coding sequence GTGACCATCCCGACGAATGCCGACGTCGTCATCGTCGGTGCCGGGTTCGCAGGCTTGGCGGCCGCGCGCGAACTGGACAAACGCGGCCGCGAGGTCGTCGTGCTCGAAGGCCGCGACCGCGTCGGCGGCCGATCGTCGACGGCGACCATCGCCGGCGTCCCCGTCGACCTCGGCGGCACCTTCGTCGGCCCGACCCAGGACGCGGTCATCGCGATGGCCGACGAGCTGGGGTGCCAAACGGTGCCGACCCACAGCCGCGGAAAGAACCTGATCCGGTGGCGCGGCAAGGTCCGCGCCTACCGCAGCACGATTCCGAGGCTGTCCATCCTCGAGCTACTCGACGTTTCCCGTATCCAGTGGCGGTTCGAGCGGGTGTGCCGGCGGGTGCCGGTGGACGAACCGTGGACGTCGCCGATCGCCGACATCCTCGACTCGAAGACGCTGGACCAGTGGCTGCGATACGTGCACGCCAGCGCCGGGACCAGGGACCTGATGACGATCATGGCCCGGGTGACGTGGGGGTGCGAGCCCGATGCGGTGTCGATGCTGCACGCCGTGCGCTACGTCAAGGCCGCCGGCGGTCTCGGCCGGATGCTCGACGTCGAGGGCGGTGCCCAGCAGGACCGCTTCCCCGGCGGCACGCAGCAGATCGCGATCCGGATGGCAGAAGAGCTGGGTCCGCGCGTGGTGCTGGACGCCGCGGTGCGCAGAATCGAACGCCAGACCGACGGCACGTTGGAGGTCACCTCGGTCAAGGGGACGGTCACCGCGAAGGCCGTCATCGTGGCCATTCCGCCGGAGCATCGCAAAGCCATCGCGTTCCTACCGGAGTTGCCGCCCGAGTACGGCAAGCTCGCACAGCACTGGCCGCAGGGCAACCTGAGCAAGGCGTACGCCGCCTACGAAACGCCGTTCTGGCGTGCCAACGGCTGTTCGGGCGAGGCGTTGTCCGACGAGGGCCCGGTGTTCATCACGTTCGACGTCAGCCCCGGCGACTCCGATGTTCAAGGTCCCGGCGTCCTACTGGGATTCACCGACTCGCGGACGTTCGACCCGCTGCCCCCCGCCGACCGTCGCGACCGCGCGCTGACCGGATTCGCGGCGTTGTTCGGTGATGCCGCGCTGCACCCCATCGACTACCTCGATCACTGCTGGGGCGCAGAGGAATTCGCGCCGGGCGGCCCGACGGCAGCGGTGCCGCCGGGCTCGTGGACGACGTACGGGCCGTGGTTACGTAAGCCGGTCGACGGCATCCACTGGGCCGGAACGGAAACCGCCGATACCTGGACGGGCTTCCTCGACGGTGCGATCCGCTCGGGTCAACGCGCGGCCGACGAGGTGGACCGGGAACTGTCGGCTAGGAGCTGA
- a CDS encoding TIGR03617 family F420-dependent LLM class oxidoreductase, whose translation MKIMTALFGPTDAIERAHALREAGASGVFTFEGPHDVFAPLAVASTVGGLDLMTNVAIAFPRNPVQLAHEANDLQLLAQGRFTLGLGTQVRAQIEKRYGTDFDKPVARMKEMVGALRAIFAAWNDGERLDFRGEYYRHTLMTPTFNPGPNPFGPPPIYLGALGPLLTRATAEVADGLLVMPFGSRRFLDEVTMPNVRKGLAAAGRNAADLAIVPEIIVSVGEDHTAARRLLGFYGSTPAYRPVLDVHGWGDLQPELNTLSKQGRWEEMGKLIDDDILHTIAACGSPAEVAAHIRGRVDGVADQICLYQPGPIAVESLASIVDALGS comes from the coding sequence GTGAAGATCATGACAGCGTTGTTCGGCCCGACGGATGCGATCGAACGCGCGCACGCGCTGCGCGAGGCGGGAGCCAGTGGCGTATTCACGTTCGAAGGGCCGCACGACGTGTTCGCCCCGCTGGCGGTCGCGTCCACCGTCGGTGGCCTCGATCTCATGACGAACGTGGCAATCGCGTTCCCGCGCAACCCTGTTCAGCTCGCGCATGAGGCCAACGACTTGCAGCTGCTGGCGCAGGGACGCTTCACGCTCGGCCTTGGCACGCAGGTGCGCGCCCAGATCGAGAAGCGCTACGGCACGGACTTTGACAAGCCGGTCGCGCGGATGAAGGAGATGGTCGGCGCGCTGCGCGCGATCTTCGCCGCGTGGAACGACGGCGAACGTCTCGATTTCCGCGGCGAGTACTACCGGCACACCCTGATGACGCCGACCTTCAACCCGGGACCGAATCCGTTCGGTCCGCCTCCGATCTACCTCGGGGCGCTGGGTCCGTTGCTGACGCGGGCGACCGCGGAGGTCGCTGATGGCCTGCTGGTCATGCCGTTCGGGTCGAGGCGCTTCCTCGACGAGGTCACCATGCCCAATGTTCGGAAGGGACTGGCAGCTGCAGGGCGCAACGCGGCAGACCTCGCGATCGTTCCCGAGATCATCGTGTCGGTAGGCGAAGACCACACCGCCGCTCGCCGCCTGCTGGGGTTCTACGGATCGACGCCCGCGTACCGCCCCGTCCTGGACGTGCACGGGTGGGGTGACCTGCAGCCGGAGTTGAACACGTTGTCCAAGCAGGGTCGCTGGGAGGAGATGGGCAAGCTCATTGACGACGACATCCTGCACACGATCGCGGCCTGTGGAAGTCCCGCCGAGGTTGCCGCACACATCCGCGGCCGGGTGGACGGCGTCGCGGACCAGATCTGCCTCTACCAGCCCGGACCGATCGCGGTGGAGTCATTGGCGTCGATCGTGGACGCGCTCGGGTCCTGA